A single window of Kitasatospora sp. HUAS MG31 DNA harbors:
- a CDS encoding FAD-dependent oxidoreductase gives MDLADVAVIGGGQSGLAMARALRERGLNPAVLEASGPGGGIVAPLLRQPDPVLSGPVSALPGLPFGGEADATRAATRSWTA, from the coding sequence GTGGACCTGGCGGACGTTGCGGTGATCGGCGGTGGGCAGTCGGGCCTGGCGATGGCCCGGGCGCTGCGCGAGCGTGGGCTGAACCCGGCGGTGCTGGAGGCCTCCGGCCCGGGCGGCGGGATCGTGGCCCCACTGCTACGACAGCCTGACCCTGTCCTCTCCGGCCCGGTCTCCGCGCTGCCGGGCCTGCCGTTCGGCGGCGAGGCGGACGCCACCCGCGCCGCGACGAGGTCGTGGACCGCCTGA
- a CDS encoding GNAT family N-acetyltransferase, with product MTRLHAEQVLAIYQAGIDEGNATFETRAPTWEAFDAAKLPEHRFVAVDRDGRVLGWVAASKVSDRCAYAGVVEHSVYVRPDTRGRGVAGRLLEALVVSTEAAGIWTIQSGIFPENTASLTLHERAGFRVIGTRERIASHHGVWRDVLLVERRSPVID from the coding sequence ATGACCCGGCTCCACGCCGAGCAGGTGCTGGCGATCTATCAGGCCGGGATCGACGAGGGCAACGCCACCTTCGAGACCCGGGCGCCCACGTGGGAGGCCTTCGACGCGGCGAAGCTCCCCGAGCACCGGTTCGTGGCCGTCGACCGGGACGGCCGGGTACTCGGGTGGGTGGCCGCCTCCAAGGTCTCGGACCGGTGCGCGTACGCCGGCGTGGTCGAGCATTCCGTCTACGTCCGCCCCGACACCCGCGGCCGGGGTGTCGCAGGCCGTCTGCTGGAGGCGCTGGTCGTTTCGACCGAGGCGGCCGGGATCTGGACGATCCAGTCCGGGATCTTCCCGGAGAACACCGCGAGTCTCACCCTCCACGAACGGGCCGGCTTCCGGGTGATCGGCACCCGCGAGCGCATCGCCAGCCACCACGGGGTGTGGCGCGACGTCCTGCTGGTCGAACGCCGCAGCCCCGTCATCGACTGA
- a CDS encoding MFS transporter, with the protein MTATHLSGAATGTGDRSRPRAALPALCATQITSWGILYYAFPVLLPHITADTGWSTPQATAAFTAALLISALAGIPVGRIIDKHGPRTVMTTGSAVGAAALALAAAAPSLPVFFAVWLLAGAAMAATFYHPAFAALTRWHQPHHVRALTTLTLAGGLASTVFAPITAALAGHLGWRTTYLVLAALLATVTIPAHLLALRHPWPPAGHPDAGRTTADSNNPVRTRPFRLLAATFTLSGFAMYAVVFSTVALLTGRGAGPSAAAWALGLGGLGQTLGRTLYASVARRAGVAQRTVALVAAGAATTALLAAVPGPVPLLVTLVVLAGTVRGNLTLLQATAVTDRWGTAAYGRLSGLLAAPATIAGAVAPWAAASLAPALGGYPGLFAVLAAIAGVAAVIAVWTVPVRPEAPVRTAAHDAERSHDGR; encoded by the coding sequence GTGACCGCCACCCACCTCAGCGGGGCCGCGACCGGAACGGGGGACCGGTCGCGGCCCCGCGCCGCCCTACCCGCGCTCTGCGCCACCCAGATCACCAGCTGGGGCATCCTCTACTACGCCTTCCCCGTCCTCCTCCCCCACATCACCGCCGACACCGGCTGGTCCACCCCTCAGGCCACCGCCGCCTTCACCGCGGCCCTGCTCATCTCCGCCCTTGCCGGGATCCCCGTCGGCCGCATCATCGACAAGCACGGCCCCCGCACCGTGATGACCACGGGCTCGGCTGTCGGGGCCGCGGCCCTGGCCCTCGCGGCGGCGGCGCCCAGCCTGCCGGTGTTCTTCGCCGTCTGGCTGCTGGCCGGTGCCGCCATGGCCGCCACCTTCTACCACCCGGCCTTCGCCGCCCTCACCCGCTGGCACCAGCCCCACCATGTCCGGGCCCTCACCACCCTCACCCTCGCCGGCGGCCTCGCCTCCACCGTCTTCGCCCCCATCACCGCCGCCCTCGCAGGCCACCTCGGCTGGCGCACCACCTACCTGGTCCTCGCCGCGCTGCTGGCCACCGTCACCATCCCCGCACACCTCCTGGCCCTCCGTCACCCCTGGCCGCCCGCAGGGCACCCGGACGCAGGCCGGACGACAGCCGATTCGAACAACCCCGTGCGAACACGGCCGTTCCGTCTGCTCGCCGCGACGTTCACCCTGTCCGGCTTCGCGATGTACGCGGTGGTCTTCAGCACCGTCGCGCTCCTGACCGGCCGTGGAGCCGGCCCGTCCGCCGCCGCCTGGGCGCTCGGCCTCGGCGGTCTCGGGCAGACCCTCGGCCGAACCCTCTACGCCTCCGTGGCGCGCCGGGCCGGCGTCGCACAGCGAACCGTCGCACTGGTCGCGGCCGGCGCCGCGACCACCGCCCTGCTCGCGGCAGTCCCCGGGCCCGTCCCGCTCCTTGTCACGCTCGTGGTCCTCGCCGGAACCGTCCGCGGCAACCTCACCCTCCTGCAGGCCACCGCCGTCACCGACCGCTGGGGCACCGCCGCGTACGGCCGCCTCAGCGGCCTCCTCGCCGCCCCCGCCACGATCGCGGGCGCCGTCGCACCATGGGCCGCCGCCTCCCTCGCCCCCGCCCTCGGCGGCTACCCGGGCCTGTTCGCCGTTCTTGCGGCCATCGCCGGCGTGGCAGCCGTGATCGCCGTATGGACGGTGCCGGTCCGGCCCGAAGCCCCGGTCCGTACCGCCGCGCACGACGCCGAGCGCAGCCACGACGGCCGGTAG
- a CDS encoding DinB family protein has protein sequence MDVTDSEPLDRREVHDELERARREFHRLLDTAGADDLARHTCGTRWTNGQLLWHMLFGYIVVRALLVLGRLFGRLPRSVSRAFARLLNTAIVPFDLVNYAGPCGAVKVCSPRRMGAQFDHVITALHHRLDRESEADLARGMHYPTRWDPFFQDYMTLADVYRYPTRHFDFHRRQLTLGSPSAPV, from the coding sequence GTGGACGTGACAGACAGCGAACCGCTGGACCGGCGGGAAGTCCATGACGAGCTGGAGCGGGCGCGTCGCGAGTTCCACCGGCTGCTGGACACGGCCGGGGCGGACGACCTCGCCCGACACACATGCGGCACGCGGTGGACGAACGGGCAACTCCTGTGGCACATGCTGTTCGGATACATCGTGGTCCGGGCCCTGCTGGTGCTCGGCCGCCTCTTCGGGCGGCTTCCACGCTCTGTCAGCCGGGCCTTCGCACGGCTGCTGAACACCGCGATCGTACCGTTCGACCTCGTCAACTACGCCGGACCGTGCGGGGCGGTGAAGGTCTGCAGCCCCCGGCGGATGGGCGCGCAGTTCGACCACGTCATCACCGCGCTGCACCATCGGCTGGACCGGGAGTCGGAGGCCGATCTCGCGCGCGGCATGCACTACCCGACCCGCTGGGACCCCTTCTTCCAGGACTACATGACCCTGGCGGACGTCTACCGCTACCCCACCCGGCACTTCGACTTCCACCGCCGCCAGCTCACCCTCGGCAGCCCATCAGCACCGGTGTAG
- a CDS encoding ArsO family NAD(P)H-dependent flavin-containing monooxygenase, whose translation MTAVRRVQVLVVGGGQAGLAAGYHLRRARLDFAILDAATAPGGSWQHYWDSLRLFSPAAYSSLPGRPMPHQAGQTYPDAGHVARYLAEYEKRYELPVHRPVTVQAIEDTADGRLLARTDAGTWRTRALIMATGTWSRPFIPALPGREHFAGRQLHTHGYRAAADFAGRRVVVVGGGNSGAQIAADLTGRAAAVRWVTLRPPRFLPDEIDGRALFEIATRRVTGAGPRISDLGDIVATEPVRAARDAGLLTAHPMVERLTADGVVGEDGERWACDTVIWCTGFRPDLRPLAGFGLRGGAGRIPTDGTRALADERVHLLGYGDWTGPASATLIGVGRTARTAVGRIEGLLR comes from the coding sequence GTGACCGCGGTCCGGCGCGTCCAGGTCCTGGTCGTGGGCGGAGGCCAGGCCGGGCTCGCCGCCGGCTACCACCTGCGCCGCGCGAGGCTCGACTTCGCCATCCTCGACGCCGCCACGGCTCCGGGCGGCTCCTGGCAGCACTACTGGGACAGCCTGCGCCTGTTCTCCCCGGCCGCCTACTCCTCGCTGCCCGGCCGGCCGATGCCCCACCAGGCCGGGCAGACCTACCCGGACGCCGGCCACGTCGCCCGGTACCTGGCCGAATACGAGAAGCGGTACGAGCTGCCGGTCCACCGCCCGGTGACCGTCCAGGCGATCGAGGACACCGCCGACGGCCGGCTGCTGGCCCGCACCGACGCCGGTACCTGGCGTACCCGGGCACTGATCATGGCCACCGGCACGTGGTCGCGCCCGTTCATCCCCGCCCTGCCCGGCCGGGAGCACTTCGCCGGCCGGCAGCTCCACACCCACGGCTACCGCGCCGCCGCCGACTTCGCCGGCCGGCGGGTCGTCGTGGTCGGCGGCGGGAACTCCGGCGCCCAGATCGCCGCCGACCTCACCGGCCGGGCCGCCGCCGTCCGGTGGGTCACCCTGCGTCCGCCGCGTTTCCTGCCGGACGAGATCGACGGGCGCGCGCTGTTCGAGATCGCCACCCGCCGCGTCACCGGCGCCGGCCCCCGGATCTCCGACCTCGGCGACATCGTCGCCACCGAACCGGTACGTGCCGCCCGCGACGCCGGCCTGCTCACCGCGCACCCGATGGTCGAGCGCCTCACCGCCGACGGCGTGGTGGGGGAGGACGGCGAGCGGTGGGCGTGCGACACGGTCATCTGGTGCACCGGCTTCCGGCCCGACCTCCGGCCCCTCGCCGGCTTCGGCCTGCGCGGCGGGGCCGGCCGGATCCCCACCGACGGCACCCGCGCCCTCGCCGACGAGCGGGTCCATCTGCTCGGCTACGGCGACTGGACCGGCCCCGCCTCCGCCACCCTGATCGGGGTCGGCCGCACCGCCCGCACCGCCGTCGGGAGGATCGAAGGCCTGCTGAGGTGA
- a CDS encoding ArsR/SmtB family transcription factor, with amino-acid sequence MNEPSCTTAVDAGAAALYATWFKALADPTRIQLLHLLAAEGRAMSVGEIVERSPVGQSTVSHHLKVLSEVRFVLPDRQGNSTRYAVNRTCLTVFPAAVRAILGEDRPTAGEGAGRVQ; translated from the coding sequence ATGAACGAGCCGAGCTGCACCACTGCCGTCGACGCCGGGGCCGCCGCCCTGTACGCGACGTGGTTCAAGGCACTCGCCGACCCCACCCGAATCCAGCTCCTGCACCTGCTGGCAGCCGAGGGCCGGGCGATGAGCGTGGGCGAGATCGTGGAGCGGTCCCCGGTGGGGCAGTCCACGGTCTCCCACCACCTGAAAGTCCTCTCGGAGGTGCGGTTCGTCCTGCCGGACCGGCAGGGCAACTCCACCAGGTACGCGGTGAACCGCACCTGTCTGACGGTCTTCCCGGCCGCCGTGCGGGCGATCCTCGGCGAAGACCGGCCGACGGCCGGGGAAGGAGCCGGGCGTGTGCAGTGA
- a CDS encoding MIP/aquaporin family protein gives MDGPDEPLAAEPPAVPLLNRVVAELVGTTALVAVVVGSGIQATELSQDVGLQLLANSLATVFGLGVLILLLGPVSGAHFNPVVTLAEWWSGRKDPKGLGPWEVAAYIPAQIVGAIGGAILADAMFGEQLVTWSTHDRSAGHLLLGEVVATAGLILLIFGLAKSDLLRFAPVAVASYIGAAYWFTSSTSFANPAVTIGRAFTDTFAGIAPSSVPGFVGMQLIGGVVGLALVALIFTHRRPTGSK, from the coding sequence ATGGACGGCCCCGACGAGCCGCTGGCGGCCGAGCCGCCCGCGGTCCCGCTGCTGAACCGGGTGGTGGCCGAGCTGGTCGGCACCACCGCCCTGGTCGCCGTCGTCGTCGGCTCCGGCATCCAGGCCACCGAGCTGAGCCAGGACGTCGGTCTGCAGCTGCTGGCCAACTCGCTGGCCACCGTGTTCGGCCTCGGCGTGCTGATCCTGCTGCTCGGCCCCGTGTCCGGGGCGCATTTCAACCCCGTCGTGACGCTGGCCGAGTGGTGGAGCGGGCGCAAGGACCCCAAGGGCCTGGGCCCATGGGAGGTCGCCGCGTACATCCCGGCGCAGATCGTCGGGGCGATCGGGGGCGCGATCCTGGCGGACGCCATGTTCGGCGAGCAGTTGGTGACGTGGTCGACCCACGACCGCTCCGCCGGGCATCTGCTGCTCGGTGAGGTCGTCGCCACCGCCGGCTTGATCCTGCTGATCTTCGGCCTGGCGAAGAGTGACCTGCTCAGGTTCGCGCCGGTCGCGGTCGCCTCCTACATCGGCGCCGCGTACTGGTTCACCTCCTCGACCTCGTTCGCCAACCCGGCGGTGACGATCGGACGCGCGTTCACCGACACCTTCGCCGGCATCGCCCCGTCCTCCGTGCCGGGCTTCGTCGGCATGCAGCTGATCGGCGGCGTGGTGGGCCTGGCCCTGGTCGCGCTGATCTTCACCCACCGCCGCCCGACCGGGTCGAAGTGA
- a CDS encoding ArsR/SmtB family transcription factor — MVMSVDSDVLKVLADPLRMQIVQLLAREALCTTHLVEETGARQTNLSNHLKTLRDAGLVDTEPCGRFTYYSLRPEALEALAGELAALAATARGAAGRKRSC, encoded by the coding sequence ATGGTGATGTCAGTCGACAGTGATGTCTTGAAGGTCTTGGCCGACCCGCTGCGGATGCAGATCGTCCAGCTCCTCGCCCGCGAGGCGCTGTGCACGACCCATCTCGTGGAGGAGACCGGGGCCAGACAGACCAACCTGTCGAACCACCTCAAGACCCTGAGGGACGCCGGCCTCGTGGACACCGAGCCGTGCGGACGCTTCACCTACTACTCGCTCCGCCCGGAGGCCCTTGAGGCCCTGGCCGGAGAACTCGCGGCGCTGGCCGCCACCGCCCGCGGGGCGGCGGGCCGCAAGCGGTCCTGCTGA
- a CDS encoding FAD-dependent oxidoreductase, which produces MSENTPAAELPVVVIGAGPIGLAAAAHLIERGLEPLVLEAGPAAGTAVREWAHVRLFSPWAEVVDPAAEKLLAPTGWARPDGKAYPSGRDWAEQYLQPLADALGDRVCYGVRVTGVARAGRDRIVDSGRDEQPFTVHVEHGDGREERIFARAVVDASGTWSTPNPLGANGLPALGERAANGRISYRIPDLADPTVRARFAGKRTAVVGTGASAFTALAYLADLAEDEPGTHAVWVLRRGINGSTYGGGEADQLPARGALGLRAKKAVDDGHASALTGFRTAAVDQADGGQLILVAEDGRRSEPVDRVVVLTGLRPDLSFLSEIRLGLDERLQAPTALAPLIDPNQHSCGTVYPHGANELAHPEGDVYLVGMKSYGRAPTFLAMTGYEQVRSVAAHLAGDHEAAARVELTLPETGVCGGAGLFDEPDAAPSGSSGCCSVPAAPQLITLGAPAAESSSCSTSGGC; this is translated from the coding sequence ATGAGCGAGAACACCCCCGCGGCCGAGCTGCCCGTCGTCGTCATCGGCGCCGGCCCCATCGGCCTGGCCGCCGCGGCCCACCTCATCGAGCGCGGCCTCGAACCCCTCGTGCTGGAGGCCGGGCCCGCGGCCGGCACGGCGGTCCGCGAGTGGGCGCACGTGAGGCTGTTCTCGCCTTGGGCGGAGGTGGTCGACCCGGCCGCCGAGAAGCTCCTCGCCCCGACCGGCTGGGCCCGCCCCGACGGCAAGGCGTACCCGTCCGGCCGGGACTGGGCCGAGCAGTACCTGCAGCCGCTCGCCGACGCCCTCGGCGACAGGGTGTGCTACGGGGTGCGGGTCACGGGCGTGGCCCGCGCCGGACGCGACCGCATCGTCGACTCCGGCCGGGACGAGCAGCCGTTCACCGTCCACGTCGAACACGGCGACGGCCGCGAGGAGCGCATCTTCGCCCGCGCCGTGGTCGACGCCTCCGGCACCTGGTCCACCCCCAACCCGCTCGGCGCGAACGGCCTGCCCGCGCTCGGCGAGCGTGCCGCGAACGGCCGGATCTCCTACCGGATCCCCGACCTGGCGGACCCCACCGTGCGGGCACGGTTCGCAGGCAAGCGCACCGCCGTGGTCGGCACCGGCGCCTCCGCGTTCACCGCGCTCGCCTACCTCGCCGACCTGGCCGAGGACGAGCCCGGTACGCACGCGGTCTGGGTGCTCCGGCGGGGCATCAACGGCAGCACGTACGGCGGCGGTGAGGCCGACCAGCTGCCCGCCCGCGGCGCACTCGGCCTGCGCGCCAAGAAGGCCGTCGACGACGGCCACGCCTCCGCGCTCACCGGCTTCCGCACCGCCGCCGTCGACCAGGCCGACGGCGGGCAGCTGATCCTGGTCGCCGAGGACGGCCGCCGCAGCGAGCCCGTCGACCGGGTCGTCGTCCTGACCGGCCTGCGCCCGGACCTCTCGTTCCTGTCCGAGATCCGACTCGGGCTCGACGAGCGCCTCCAGGCCCCCACCGCCCTCGCGCCCCTGATCGACCCCAACCAGCACTCCTGCGGCACCGTCTACCCCCACGGCGCCAACGAACTCGCCCACCCCGAGGGCGACGTCTACCTGGTCGGCATGAAGTCCTACGGCCGGGCGCCGACGTTCCTCGCGATGACCGGCTACGAGCAGGTCCGCTCGGTCGCCGCGCACCTCGCCGGCGACCACGAGGCAGCCGCCCGCGTCGAACTCACCCTCCCCGAGACCGGGGTCTGCGGCGGCGCCGGCCTCTTCGACGAGCCCGACGCGGCCCCGAGCGGCAGCAGCGGCTGCTGCTCGGTTCCGGCCGCACCGCAGCTCATCACGCTCGGCGCCCCCGCCGCCGAATCGTCGTCGTGCTCCACCAGCGGCGGCTGCTGA
- a CDS encoding ArsR/SmtB family transcription factor, protein MSNPQVIELPVLEPEAVPCCTPLTEAPLSEEDSVTMAAMFKALSDPVRLRLFSRVASHEGGEACVCDIQDVGVSQPTVSHHLKKLREAGLLTSERRGTWVYYRVAPGVLAAMAAMLTAATR, encoded by the coding sequence ATGTCGAATCCCCAGGTGATCGAGCTGCCGGTGCTGGAGCCGGAGGCCGTGCCGTGCTGCACCCCGCTGACCGAAGCCCCGCTGTCGGAGGAGGACTCGGTCACGATGGCGGCCATGTTCAAGGCCCTGTCCGACCCGGTGCGGCTGCGACTGTTCTCCCGCGTCGCCTCGCACGAGGGCGGCGAGGCGTGCGTGTGCGACATCCAGGACGTCGGCGTCTCCCAGCCCACCGTCTCCCACCACCTCAAGAAGCTCCGCGAGGCCGGCCTGCTCACCTCCGAGCGCCGCGGCACCTGGGTCTACTACCGCGTCGCCCCGGGCGTGCTGGCCGCCATGGCCGCCATGCTCACCGCCGCCACCCGCTGA